In the Candidatus Electrothrix sp. GW3-4 genome, one interval contains:
- a CDS encoding DUF1294 domain-containing protein codes for MGESLYRWHGSGLSGNCWLHAQWRDDCQSASFDLTSYSEWDMPCKGKLTSWDDEKGFGFITPEGGGKRIFVHINSFTHRSQRPKVNQLLSYKLSSDKQGRPCAVQVASSHRRRKLKKGTCSYAIAFFFLAIVTGSFFAGKIPFLIIGLYFIISLLTFLVYAKDKAAAKKGVWRTPESTLHLFSLFGGWPGALVAQQRLRHKSKKKSFRFVFWLTVLLNCAGFGWLFTSTGAAQLNLLIGKGRNFTLLKDIL; via the coding sequence GTGGGAGAATCTCTTTATCGCTGGCACGGATCAGGGCTATCTGGGAATTGTTGGCTCCATGCTCAGTGGCGTGACGATTGTCAATCAGCATCTTTTGACCTAACCTCTTACAGCGAATGGGATATGCCTTGCAAAGGAAAATTAACCTCTTGGGATGATGAAAAGGGATTCGGTTTTATTACGCCTGAAGGTGGTGGAAAACGGATTTTTGTCCATATTAATTCCTTTACACATCGCAGCCAACGCCCTAAGGTCAATCAGCTGCTGAGTTATAAATTATCATCGGATAAGCAAGGGCGCCCTTGTGCAGTCCAAGTCGCCTCATCGCATAGACGACGTAAGTTAAAGAAAGGTACCTGCTCCTATGCAATCGCTTTCTTCTTTCTTGCAATTGTCACCGGTTCATTTTTTGCCGGGAAAATACCGTTTCTGATTATTGGCTTGTATTTTATTATCAGTTTGTTGACCTTTCTCGTTTATGCGAAAGATAAAGCAGCAGCAAAGAAAGGGGTCTGGCGGACACCGGAATCTACACTCCATTTGTTTTCGCTCTTCGGAGGCTGGCCGGGTGCGCTTGTTGCGCAACAAAGATTACGGCATAAGTCGAAAAAAAAATCTTTCCGTTTTGTGTTCTGGCTGACTGTACTCTTGAATTGCGCTGGATTTGGGTGGCTGTTCACATCGACCGGAGCGGCTCAACTTAACCTGCTAATAGGCAAGGGGCGTAATTTTACTCTGCTGAAAGATATTCTGTAG